Proteins encoded within one genomic window of Phototrophicus methaneseepsis:
- a CDS encoding PspC domain-containing protein yields the protein MQKRLTKSSDTMIAGVAGGLAEYFNVDPTLVRLLFVLFALAGGPGLLVYIVLWVVMPSAYSKRKYE from the coding sequence ATGCAAAAGCGGCTGACAAAATCTAGTGATACCATGATTGCTGGTGTGGCCGGTGGGCTGGCAGAATATTTCAACGTTGACCCTACCCTGGTCCGTCTGCTCTTCGTCCTGTTTGCCCTGGCGGGCGGCCCCGGCTTACTCGTATACATCGTGCTATGGGTCGTGATGCCAAGCGCCTATTCAAAACGCAAGTACGAATAA